Proteins from a single region of Sandaracinaceae bacterium:
- a CDS encoding LLM class flavin-dependent oxidoreductase, with protein MTERTGVLAFWKNYDRKLYLKAAILADELGYDSFWIPEAWGYEIFSLLTEMAIHTKRIKLGTGIVNVFSRSPGLIAMNAATVDEISEGRLILGIGTSGKRVIEGFHGRAFQKPLSQWRDVVKVTRTLLSGRKLTEADAKLVEYRPFALEMQPVRADVPIYVAALKEKSIETIGEVADGWMPTFWPYEDLKRGQEWIARGAAKVGRDPSDIVTAPFTTVLPMPGDFGKQKAKEIVAFYIGGMGDYYKELLTDLGYGEDAERVDIAYKVKETRKEAWKTVPDDLMNALMIAGDPAYCIEELRRRREFGIGLPILNLPNDVPWAVLEQFLRAMAPGQ; from the coding sequence ATGACCGAACGTACTGGCGTCCTCGCCTTCTGGAAGAACTACGACCGCAAGCTGTACCTCAAGGCCGCGATCCTGGCCGACGAGCTGGGCTACGACTCCTTCTGGATCCCGGAGGCCTGGGGCTACGAGATCTTCTCGCTGCTCACCGAGATGGCGATCCACACCAAGCGCATCAAGCTGGGCACGGGCATCGTCAACGTGTTCAGCCGCTCGCCTGGCCTCATCGCCATGAACGCGGCCACGGTGGACGAGATCAGCGAGGGACGCTTGATCCTCGGCATCGGCACCAGCGGCAAGCGGGTCATCGAGGGCTTCCACGGGCGGGCCTTCCAGAAGCCGCTCTCCCAGTGGCGCGACGTGGTGAAGGTCACGCGCACACTGCTCAGCGGCCGCAAGCTCACGGAGGCGGACGCCAAGCTTGTGGAGTACCGCCCCTTCGCGCTCGAGATGCAGCCCGTACGCGCGGACGTGCCCATCTACGTCGCGGCGCTCAAGGAGAAGAGCATCGAGACCATCGGCGAGGTGGCCGACGGATGGATGCCCACCTTCTGGCCGTACGAGGACCTGAAGCGTGGACAGGAGTGGATCGCGCGCGGCGCGGCCAAGGTCGGGCGCGATCCCTCGGACATCGTCACGGCGCCCTTCACCACGGTGCTCCCCATGCCCGGCGACTTCGGCAAGCAGAAGGCCAAGGAGATCGTCGCGTTCTACATCGGCGGCATGGGCGACTACTACAAGGAGCTGCTGACCGACCTGGGCTATGGCGAGGACGCCGAGCGCGTGGACATCGCCTACAAGGTGAAGGAGACGCGCAAGGAGGCGTGGAAGACCGTCCCGGACGACCTCATGAACGCGCTCATGATCGCCGGCGACCCCGCCTACTGCATCGAGGAGCTGCGCCGCCGCCGCGAGTTCGGCATTGGGCTGCCCATCCTGAACCTGCCGAACGACGTCCCGTGGGCGGTGCTGGAGCAGTTCCTGCGCGCCATGGCGCCGGGGCAGTAG
- a CDS encoding c-type cytochrome produces the protein MLALGPRQRVAQVTLLVTLSALACAVLACSGGEPEPQPHPPATPGPGDLAAARAAFVDQALAQNHASWPAAARTTAITEGRAAIERLQCNRCHTIDDIEPSSRPTHCVSCHQWLDGLEPSDPTYTKLAGRYGAHVMERYQRNIVHYLGVPDLTRVGARLRPDWIATYIQNPHDLRPMMEETMVRSQVSEADARTIARYFAAVAETHDPYGEHTPAPPAQAPVRASAERIEEGRGVFMRRGCTLCHTVGNVDTGKTRADLIRMGAVAKLAPNLRFARERMRPELTAAWILDPQRFHPDTVMPQANLTPAEAEAVRDFLFAVDPRLGPTPPVPELVLPPAVTRPVTWAEVKESTLGRICVHCHMNDHERDNGPGNQGGYGWPGVGLRMRTYETLVSGQFERGASHTEGTRVSVLTPRDPAGMPLLLEAMLRRRVEERRDRVEAFADYELPPDHGTESLGMPMGLPSIPDAELALLRAWIEQGCPGPTEITGMPGIDDGFLVPDGPITVNHGCGQREPAQARPSWSTQPPPTWAH, from the coding sequence ATGCTCGCACTCGGTCCCCGGCAGCGCGTGGCCCAGGTCACCCTCTTGGTCACCCTCAGCGCGCTCGCGTGCGCCGTGCTCGCCTGCTCCGGTGGAGAGCCCGAGCCCCAGCCGCACCCGCCCGCGACGCCCGGGCCAGGTGACCTGGCCGCCGCACGCGCGGCGTTCGTCGACCAGGCGCTCGCCCAGAACCACGCCAGCTGGCCCGCCGCGGCGCGCACCACGGCCATCACAGAGGGCCGCGCCGCCATCGAGCGCCTGCAGTGCAACCGCTGCCACACCATCGACGACATCGAGCCCTCGTCGCGGCCGACCCACTGCGTCAGCTGTCACCAGTGGCTGGACGGGCTCGAGCCCAGCGACCCCACCTACACCAAGCTGGCGGGGCGCTATGGCGCGCACGTCATGGAGCGCTACCAGCGCAACATCGTGCACTACCTGGGCGTCCCAGACCTGACGCGCGTCGGGGCGCGCCTGCGGCCGGACTGGATCGCCACGTACATCCAGAACCCACACGACCTGCGGCCCATGATGGAAGAGACCATGGTGCGCAGCCAGGTCAGCGAGGCCGACGCGCGCACCATCGCGCGCTACTTCGCGGCCGTCGCGGAGACGCACGACCCCTACGGCGAGCACACCCCGGCACCACCCGCCCAGGCGCCGGTGCGCGCCAGCGCCGAGCGCATCGAGGAGGGGCGCGGCGTCTTCATGCGGCGCGGCTGCACCCTGTGCCACACCGTGGGCAACGTGGACACGGGCAAGACGCGCGCCGACCTGATCCGCATGGGCGCGGTCGCCAAGCTCGCGCCCAACCTGCGCTTCGCACGCGAGCGTATGCGGCCCGAGCTCACGGCGGCCTGGATCCTCGACCCGCAGCGCTTCCACCCGGACACCGTCATGCCGCAGGCCAACCTGACCCCCGCCGAGGCCGAGGCCGTGCGTGACTTCCTCTTCGCGGTGGACCCCCGCCTGGGCCCCACGCCGCCCGTGCCCGAGCTCGTCCTGCCGCCCGCCGTCACGCGCCCCGTCACCTGGGCCGAGGTGAAGGAGAGCACGCTCGGGCGTATCTGCGTGCACTGCCACATGAACGACCACGAGCGCGACAACGGCCCGGGCAACCAGGGGGGCTACGGCTGGCCCGGGGTGGGGCTGCGCATGCGCACGTACGAGACGCTGGTGAGCGGCCAGTTCGAGCGCGGGGCGAGTCACACCGAGGGCACGCGGGTGTCGGTGCTCACGCCGCGCGACCCGGCTGGGATGCCGCTGCTGCTCGAGGCCATGCTGCGCCGCCGCGTCGAGGAGCGCCGCGACCGTGTGGAGGCGTTCGCGGACTACGAGCTGCCGCCCGACCACGGCACCGAGAGCCTGGGCATGCCCATGGGCCTCCCCAGCATCCCCGACGCCGAGCTCGCGCTGCTCCGCGCGTGGATCGAGCAGGGGTGTCCAGGGCCGACGGAGATCACGGGCATGCCCGGCATCGACGACGGCTTCCTGGTGCCGGACGGACCCATTACGGTGAACCACGGCTGTGGCCAGCGCGAGCCCGCGCAGGCGCGTCCCAGCTGGTCCACCCAGCCCCCTCCGACCTGGGCACACTGA
- a CDS encoding alkaline phosphatase family protein has product MNGTSRVARLARAACLCGTLAGVVSGCGGSGDEQNPAEATPALEPTEAPATNGWASERSPQLVLSVVVEALDSETLTRLLPALPEHGFIRRAIREGAHYPHAELPFAATYSAAAHATLYTGATPRLTGIVADALRDPEPPGPPRVRTVADALREATASTGKVVSLALDPGRAWSGVGHRARGGWAHHVERGRYVPLGPAWDNPEESRRVRGARDTHLDTARYLDRWLPRDESFLAQFAGTDHVEGELDWQGLGTAFPRDPRRSPLPSLALHATPRSTESLLALAARRIQEDGLGQDDIPDLLSVTIGATGVAARAYGVHSWEYLDNLVAADLLLAELVTMLTERGPVAVLLTSDCGVVDLPERHREHHRVDPEELRNALDDGLDVLLERRIAWVDTIIPPYVYLTRGAPFRVDEAVTAAIRFLEGRPEVLRAYAVDAVPSARDGGDETDALLRESVTQGLGGEIYVVPREGYVFDTQPARGGGTGSGGITAREREVPILLVGAGIVSGETEARVDIRRYAPTLSALLGVPRPPASRLPPLRAARPSPLSALPGRVEAAEDAAEEAARDQSSDARVP; this is encoded by the coding sequence GTGAACGGCACCTCCCGCGTGGCCCGCCTCGCGCGCGCGGCATGTCTGTGCGGCACGCTGGCTGGTGTCGTGAGCGGATGCGGTGGTTCGGGGGACGAGCAGAATCCCGCCGAAGCGACGCCAGCACTCGAGCCCACGGAGGCCCCCGCGACCAACGGATGGGCCAGCGAGCGCTCTCCGCAGCTGGTGCTCTCGGTCGTGGTCGAGGCGCTCGACAGCGAGACGCTGACGCGGCTCTTGCCCGCCTTGCCCGAGCACGGCTTCATCCGACGCGCCATCCGCGAGGGGGCGCACTACCCGCACGCCGAGCTGCCCTTCGCCGCCACCTACAGCGCCGCCGCACACGCCACGCTCTACACGGGCGCGACGCCGCGGTTGACGGGCATCGTCGCGGACGCGCTGCGCGACCCAGAGCCCCCCGGCCCACCGCGCGTGCGCACCGTCGCGGACGCGCTGCGGGAAGCCACCGCCAGCACGGGCAAGGTGGTGTCGCTCGCGCTCGATCCGGGGCGCGCGTGGAGCGGGGTGGGACATCGCGCGCGCGGAGGTTGGGCCCACCACGTCGAGCGCGGGCGCTACGTGCCGCTCGGGCCGGCGTGGGACAACCCAGAGGAGTCTCGCCGAGTCCGCGGCGCACGGGACACCCACCTGGACACGGCGCGCTACCTCGATCGCTGGCTGCCGCGCGACGAGTCCTTCCTGGCCCAGTTCGCGGGGACGGACCACGTCGAGGGAGAACTCGATTGGCAGGGGCTCGGCACGGCTTTCCCACGTGACCCGCGCCGCTCGCCGCTCCCTTCGCTCGCCCTGCACGCCACGCCACGCAGCACCGAGTCGCTGCTCGCCCTCGCGGCGCGCCGCATCCAGGAGGACGGGCTCGGCCAGGACGACATCCCGGACCTCCTGAGCGTGACCATCGGCGCCACCGGGGTCGCGGCGCGTGCCTACGGCGTGCACTCGTGGGAGTACCTCGACAACCTCGTCGCGGCCGACCTGCTGCTGGCCGAGCTCGTGACCATGCTGACGGAGCGCGGTCCCGTGGCGGTCCTGCTCACCAGCGACTGCGGCGTAGTGGACCTGCCGGAGCGGCACCGGGAGCACCACCGCGTAGACCCCGAGGAGCTGCGTAACGCGCTCGACGACGGGCTGGACGTGCTGCTCGAGCGCCGCATCGCATGGGTGGACACCATCATCCCACCGTATGTGTATCTCACGCGCGGCGCCCCGTTCCGCGTGGACGAGGCCGTCACGGCGGCCATTCGCTTCCTCGAGGGTCGCCCCGAAGTGCTGCGCGCCTACGCCGTGGACGCGGTCCCGAGCGCACGCGACGGTGGAGACGAAACGGACGCGCTGTTGCGCGAGAGCGTGACGCAAGGCCTGGGCGGTGAGATCTACGTCGTGCCCCGCGAAGGCTATGTGTTCGACACGCAGCCCGCGCGCGGCGGCGGCACGGGGTCGGGGGGCATCACGGCGCGTGAACGCGAGGTGCCCATCCTGCTGGTGGGCGCCGGCATCGTCTCGGGTGAGACCGAGGCGCGCGTGGACATCCGCCGCTACGCCCCGACGCTCAGCGCGCTGCTGGGTGTCCCGCGGCCCCCCGCGTCGCGCCTGCCCCCGCTGCGTGCGGCGCGACCCAGCCCCCTCAGCGCCCTCCCCGGTCGGGTCGAGGCCGCCGAGGACGCCGCCGAGGAGGCCGCGCGCGACCAGTCGAGCGATGCCCGCGTTCCGTAG
- a CDS encoding 3-deoxy-7-phosphoheptulonate synthase produces MFSRTDDVRIENLRPLIPPAILMEELAVSEAGQERVAQARRAAADILHHRDDRLIVVVGPCSIHDPAAGLEYASRLQPLAERLSDDLLVIMRTYFEKPRTTVGWKGLINDPDLDGSFNINRGLRVARGFLRDVVELGLPTGTEFLDPISPQYVADLVSWGAIGARTTESQVHRELASGLSMPVGFKNGTRGTVQIAVDAVGSAVHPHHFLSVTKQGISAIVATKGNEDCHIILRGGSLGPNYDAESVAAAQALLDKAKIKTRIMVDVSHANSGKKHENQPAVTEDIAQQLAAGSQSIGGVMLESFLVPGRQDQVDGQPLTYGQSITDACMGWEASEAALVRLADAVRARRTA; encoded by the coding sequence ATGTTCAGCAGGACCGACGACGTGCGCATCGAAAACCTCCGGCCCCTCATCCCGCCGGCCATCCTCATGGAAGAGCTCGCCGTGAGCGAGGCGGGTCAAGAGCGCGTGGCGCAAGCGCGCAGGGCCGCCGCGGACATCCTCCATCATCGCGACGACCGGCTCATCGTGGTGGTGGGCCCGTGCTCCATCCACGACCCGGCCGCCGGGCTCGAGTACGCGTCGCGCCTGCAGCCGCTCGCCGAGCGCCTGTCGGACGACCTGCTGGTCATCATGCGCACCTACTTCGAGAAGCCGCGCACCACCGTGGGCTGGAAGGGTCTCATCAACGACCCGGACTTGGACGGCAGCTTCAACATCAACCGCGGCCTGCGCGTGGCGCGGGGCTTCTTGCGTGACGTGGTGGAGCTGGGCCTCCCCACCGGCACCGAGTTCCTGGACCCCATCTCGCCGCAGTACGTGGCCGACCTTGTCAGCTGGGGCGCCATCGGCGCGCGCACCACGGAGAGCCAGGTGCACCGCGAGCTCGCCTCGGGCCTCAGCATGCCGGTGGGCTTCAAGAACGGCACCCGCGGCACGGTGCAGATCGCGGTCGACGCGGTCGGCTCGGCCGTACACCCGCACCACTTCCTCTCGGTCACGAAGCAGGGCATCAGCGCCATCGTCGCCACCAAGGGCAACGAGGACTGTCACATCATCCTGCGCGGCGGGTCGCTCGGCCCCAACTACGACGCCGAGTCCGTGGCGGCCGCTCAGGCGCTGCTCGACAAGGCCAAGATCAAGACCCGCATCATGGTGGACGTGAGCCACGCCAACAGCGGCAAGAAGCACGAGAACCAGCCTGCCGTCACCGAGGACATCGCGCAGCAGCTCGCCGCTGGCAGCCAGAGCATCGGCGGCGTCATGCTGGAGAGCTTCTTGGTCCCCGGCCGTCAGGATCAGGTGGACGGCCAGCCACTCACCTACGGACAGAGCATCACGGACGCGTGCATGGGCTGGGAGGCGAGCGAAGCCGCGCTCGTGAGGCTGGCCGACGCGGTCAGGGCGCGCCGGACGGCGTAG
- a CDS encoding methyltransferase domain-containing protein gives MLTPGATAYRGVSMRYALDAHRLGPALAAKAVWLDADPSTRAWIDHALANPHSGWAVAARGALAKVMSDYDANGILGTHDMRVLGQAQWRTLLGERLRGRVLDVGAGDGHVTAELVAPGPAGTTVTDVVTTELSPKMAARLRERGYRCHELDLASAPLPEPGRFDVIAMLNVLDRSARPLSLLERLRDLLLPGGRLLLAVPLPLSPHVHVGPVTLEPDERLPLDDRSFEHAARTLTELAFEPLGLEVCSLSRVPYLCRGSAKRPVVVLDDSVFVLCRRGESTLHSPG, from the coding sequence ATGCTGACCCCCGGAGCCACGGCCTATCGCGGCGTCAGCATGCGCTACGCCCTCGACGCCCACCGCCTGGGCCCGGCTCTGGCCGCGAAGGCGGTGTGGCTCGACGCCGATCCATCGACGCGCGCGTGGATCGATCACGCCCTCGCGAACCCCCACAGCGGGTGGGCGGTGGCCGCGCGTGGTGCCCTCGCGAAGGTGATGAGCGACTACGACGCCAACGGCATCCTGGGCACACACGACATGCGCGTGCTCGGGCAGGCGCAGTGGCGCACGCTGCTGGGCGAACGGCTGCGCGGGCGCGTGCTGGACGTGGGCGCGGGCGACGGTCACGTCACGGCCGAGCTCGTGGCCCCCGGACCCGCGGGCACGACCGTGACCGACGTAGTGACGACCGAGCTGTCACCCAAGATGGCCGCGCGCCTGCGTGAGCGCGGCTACCGGTGCCACGAGCTGGACCTGGCGAGCGCGCCGCTGCCCGAGCCGGGGCGCTTCGACGTCATCGCGATGCTGAACGTGCTGGACCGCAGCGCGCGGCCGCTCTCACTGCTGGAACGGCTGCGCGATCTCCTCCTCCCCGGGGGCCGGCTGCTGCTGGCCGTCCCGCTGCCGTTGTCACCACACGTCCACGTGGGGCCGGTCACCCTCGAGCCCGACGAGCGCCTGCCGCTCGACGACCGCTCCTTCGAGCACGCAGCGCGCACGCTGACCGAGCTGGCCTTCGAGCCTCTTGGCCTCGAGGTGTGCTCGCTCTCCCGCGTCCCCTACTTGTGCCGGGGCTCCGCCAAGCGCCCCGTGGTGGTCCTCGACGACTCCGTGTTCGTGCTGTGCCGCCGCGGGGAGTCCACGCTCCACAGCCCCGGCTGA
- a CDS encoding sigma-54-dependent Fis family transcriptional regulator, giving the protein MANASVLVVDDEKNILSTLSRALRIEDFDVDVAGNATIAIEKVATKAYDVLLVDVNMPGMDGIAMLDKLRADGNSVPVIVMSGHGNIDTAVAATRAGAHDYLEKPISTDRLLLSLARCLDYQRLANENKALLAKVDAGAGLLGDSPAMQALRERITLAASANAPVLVTGERGTGKELVARAIHAGSKRAGMTLEKLNCAAVPKELIESELFGHEAGAFTGATKQRRGKFERAHRGTLFLDEVGDMPAPMQAKLLRVLQEGELERVGGSELLQIDVRVVAATNKSLQSEIEEGRFRADLFDRLNVVPLRVPPLRERRADIPALVTHFLHQSATANDRSGKSISAGALGLLEQYDYPGNVRELRNLVERLVILTPSDDIRESDARALLPIGDGGPAAGSYFHPDRTLREMIEDVERDLVLRALEHHDGHITNTAAGLGLERSHLYKKMKALDIKR; this is encoded by the coding sequence ATGGCCAACGCGAGCGTGCTCGTCGTCGACGACGAGAAGAACATCCTGTCCACCCTCTCGCGCGCGCTCCGCATCGAGGACTTCGACGTCGACGTCGCGGGGAACGCCACCATCGCCATCGAGAAGGTGGCGACCAAGGCCTACGACGTGCTGTTGGTGGACGTGAACATGCCGGGCATGGACGGCATCGCCATGCTCGACAAGCTGCGCGCCGACGGGAACTCGGTGCCGGTCATCGTGATGAGCGGGCACGGCAACATCGACACGGCGGTGGCGGCGACGCGCGCGGGGGCCCACGACTACCTCGAGAAGCCCATCAGCACCGACCGACTGCTGCTCTCGCTCGCGCGTTGCCTCGACTACCAGCGGCTCGCCAACGAGAACAAGGCGCTGCTGGCCAAGGTGGACGCCGGCGCCGGGCTGCTCGGCGACAGCCCCGCCATGCAAGCCCTGCGGGAACGCATCACCCTCGCGGCCAGCGCCAACGCGCCCGTGCTGGTGACGGGGGAGCGGGGCACGGGTAAGGAGCTGGTGGCGCGCGCCATTCACGCGGGCAGCAAGCGGGCAGGCATGACGCTCGAGAAGCTCAACTGCGCCGCCGTGCCCAAGGAGCTGATCGAGAGCGAGCTGTTCGGGCACGAGGCGGGGGCGTTCACCGGCGCCACCAAGCAGCGCCGCGGCAAGTTCGAGCGCGCCCACCGCGGCACGCTCTTCCTGGACGAGGTGGGGGACATGCCCGCGCCCATGCAGGCCAAGCTGCTGCGTGTCTTGCAGGAGGGCGAGCTCGAGCGGGTCGGGGGCAGCGAGCTGCTGCAGATCGACGTGCGCGTCGTGGCGGCCACGAACAAGTCGCTGCAGAGCGAGATCGAAGAGGGGCGTTTCCGCGCAGACCTGTTCGATCGCTTGAACGTCGTGCCCCTGCGCGTCCCGCCGCTGCGCGAGCGCCGCGCCGACATCCCCGCGCTGGTCACGCACTTCCTGCACCAGAGCGCGACGGCGAACGACCGCTCCGGCAAGTCCATCTCAGCTGGCGCGCTGGGCCTGCTCGAGCAGTACGACTACCCTGGCAACGTGCGCGAGCTGCGCAACCTGGTGGAGCGGCTGGTGATCCTCACGCCCAGCGACGACATCCGCGAGTCGGACGCGCGCGCGCTCCTGCCCATCGGCGATGGGGGCCCGGCGGCGGGCAGCTACTTCCACCCGGACAGGACGCTGCGCGAGATGATCGAGGACGTGGAGCGCGACCTGGTGCTGCGCGCGCTCGAGCACCACGACGGGCACATCACCAACACCGCGGCGGGGCTCGGCCTGGAGCGCAGTCACCTCTACAAGAAGATGAAGGCGCTCGACATCAAGCGCTGA
- a CDS encoding alpha/beta hydrolase, with protein sequence MAATRLRKRAEGLAMHGLLSGLSLAGRVLKEADLEAQGIELLRDVPYVPGADAARTLDVYRPQGRGPFPTVLYIHGGGFRILSKDTHWMMGAMLARAGYLVFNVNYRLAPQHRFPAALEDVCDAYTFIAARGASFGADLGRLAIAGESAGANLATALTLALVQERDEPFARKAFATGLVPRAVVPYCGVFQVTDPGRFRRRKPQISRLVQDRIHIISEGYAPKGHDLGAPGGLLDPVVELERGPSLARPLPPFLIPVGTKDPLIDDSRRLERALVALGGDARLRYYPDEIHAFHAFVWRAQARACWDDTYAFLEETLSAA encoded by the coding sequence ATGGCGGCCACCCGGCTCCGCAAGCGCGCCGAAGGGCTGGCCATGCACGGTCTGCTCAGCGGGCTGTCGCTCGCGGGTCGGGTGCTGAAAGAGGCCGACCTCGAGGCACAGGGCATCGAGCTGCTGCGTGACGTGCCGTACGTGCCCGGCGCCGACGCCGCGCGCACGCTGGACGTGTACCGGCCCCAGGGGCGCGGCCCGTTCCCGACGGTGCTCTACATCCACGGTGGGGGCTTCCGCATCCTCTCGAAGGACACTCACTGGATGATGGGCGCCATGCTCGCGCGCGCCGGGTACCTGGTGTTCAACGTGAACTACCGCCTGGCGCCGCAGCACCGCTTCCCCGCGGCGCTGGAGGACGTGTGCGACGCCTACACGTTCATCGCCGCGCGGGGCGCCTCGTTCGGCGCCGACCTCGGCCGCCTGGCCATCGCGGGCGAGTCCGCGGGTGCGAACCTGGCCACGGCGCTCACCCTCGCGCTGGTGCAGGAGCGCGACGAGCCCTTTGCGCGCAAGGCGTTCGCGACGGGCCTGGTACCGCGCGCCGTCGTGCCCTACTGCGGCGTCTTCCAGGTCACGGACCCCGGTCGGTTTCGACGCCGCAAGCCGCAGATCTCGCGCCTGGTGCAGGACCGCATCCACATCATCTCGGAGGGCTACGCGCCCAAGGGTCACGATCTCGGCGCACCCGGAGGGCTGCTGGACCCTGTGGTCGAGCTGGAGCGCGGGCCCAGCCTCGCGCGACCGCTGCCCCCCTTCCTCATTCCCGTGGGCACCAAGGATCCGCTCATCGACGACAGCCGGCGACTCGAGCGCGCGCTCGTCGCGCTGGGCGGTGACGCGCGCCTGCGCTACTACCCAGACGAGATCCACGCGTTCCACGCGTTCGTGTGGCGCGCACAGGCCCGAGCATGCTGGGACGATACGTACGCCTTCTTGGAAGAGACCCTGAGCGCCGCGTGA